From a single Cytophagales bacterium WSM2-2 genomic region:
- the mreD gene encoding rod shape-determining protein MreD, producing MMRSSVIYFILFFVYVIAQAFFKNLVLFNTAFCFVYVAFILLMPIETNNLVLMIAGFAIGFTIDIFYDSLGMHAFTMVLIAYIRNYWLGIITPQGGYDAGALPNVPAHGLQWFLVYTLPLVFVHHLILFLVEASGTLFWYSMIKTINSLLFTMTIIVLLQYLVPQRSRI from the coding sequence ATGATGCGATCTTCCGTCATATATTTTATCCTGTTCTTTGTCTATGTGATAGCACAGGCTTTCTTTAAAAATCTGGTGCTTTTCAACACAGCCTTCTGTTTCGTGTATGTCGCCTTTATTTTATTGATGCCTATTGAAACCAACAACCTTGTATTAATGATTGCTGGTTTCGCTATAGGCTTTACCATTGATATTTTTTATGATAGCCTGGGCATGCACGCATTTACGATGGTACTGATTGCCTACATCCGGAATTACTGGCTTGGAATTATTACCCCTCAGGGTGGTTATGACGCGGGCGCCCTCCCCAATGTGCCCGCACATGGGTTGCAGTGGTTTTTGGTCTATACGCTGCCTTTGGTCTTTGTACATCATTTAATTTTGTTTTTGGTAGAGGCATCGGGAACTTTGTTCTGGTATTCGATGATTAAAACGATCAATAGCCTGTTGTTTACCATGACAATCATTGTGCTATTGCAATACCTGGTGCCGCAACGCAGCCGCATATGA
- a CDS encoding penicillin-binding protein 2 produces MNEGRKEVFQVVFVLVGLVFIVKLFFVQVVNNRYAELANSNSILRQVEYPFRGLIYDRNGKLIVYNTPEYDLEVTVNDIRNFDSASFCSVFGLTRQELRSKFRELKAKKKEYSAVKPMLFIDRLSNEDVAKLQDHLDEFPGFSIQARTTRAYSTPGLANALGYVSEISKEALKKDASGIYHQGDYIGQSGIELFYEEQLRGKRGLRFKLRDVKGIEKGAFNEGKYDTLSVPGQDLTSSIDLDLQMYAEKLMKGKAGSIVAIEPETGEILTLVSGPSYDPNLLTGKKYSSNFKTISSDSMKPLFNRPLMAQYRPGSIFKIVQALTALQEKVIVPETRIYCDRDIIACHGDHTNEDLRGAIANSCNPYFYNVLRRMLNQNKSTDPFQDTRIGLAEWDKHINSFGFGSRLGIDLPNEKDGLIPTPKYYDAAYKNKPWKFSNIYSLAIGEGENLVVPLQMANFAATVANRGYYFVPHLVKAIGKEGKPLPQYSERHYTTVDSAYFKVAVDAMQQVVDYGTGQWYAKLPDIVVCGKTGTVQNEPYPDHSVFIAFAPREHPKIAISVYVENGGTGARAGASIASLLIEQYLFKKTRRQYMEDYVLAGKFLD; encoded by the coding sequence ATGAACGAGGGGAGAAAAGAAGTATTTCAGGTGGTTTTTGTGCTGGTGGGGTTGGTCTTCATCGTAAAACTGTTTTTCGTGCAGGTGGTCAATAACCGCTATGCCGAACTTGCCAACAGCAATTCCATTTTACGCCAGGTGGAATATCCTTTCCGCGGTTTGATCTATGATCGCAATGGAAAACTCATTGTTTATAATACTCCCGAATATGATCTGGAGGTAACAGTCAATGACATCCGGAATTTTGATTCTGCCAGTTTTTGCAGTGTCTTTGGATTGACAAGACAGGAGTTGCGTAGCAAGTTCAGGGAACTGAAAGCAAAGAAAAAGGAGTATTCAGCTGTGAAGCCAATGTTGTTCATCGACAGACTGTCGAACGAAGACGTTGCCAAGCTTCAAGATCATCTGGATGAATTTCCCGGATTTAGTATTCAAGCACGAACAACGAGAGCATACTCCACTCCGGGGTTAGCGAATGCACTGGGTTATGTAAGTGAGATCAGCAAAGAGGCATTGAAAAAAGATGCCAGTGGCATATATCACCAAGGTGATTACATAGGGCAAAGCGGAATTGAATTATTCTATGAAGAACAATTGCGCGGAAAGCGCGGATTGCGGTTCAAGCTGCGTGATGTAAAGGGGATAGAAAAAGGAGCCTTCAATGAAGGAAAATATGACACACTTTCGGTGCCAGGGCAGGATTTAACTTCAAGTATCGATCTGGACTTGCAGATGTATGCGGAGAAGCTGATGAAAGGGAAGGCGGGCAGTATTGTAGCCATTGAGCCTGAGACAGGTGAGATCCTGACTTTGGTTTCCGGCCCATCGTATGATCCGAATTTACTGACTGGAAAAAAATACAGCTCGAACTTCAAGACCATCAGCAGCGATTCAATGAAGCCCTTGTTTAATCGTCCGTTGATGGCGCAATACCGTCCGGGATCGATTTTTAAAATCGTACAGGCGCTTACTGCTTTACAGGAAAAGGTGATTGTGCCGGAGACCCGGATTTATTGCGATCGCGATATCATCGCATGCCATGGTGATCACACAAATGAAGATTTGCGTGGCGCCATTGCCAACTCGTGCAATCCGTATTTTTATAACGTGCTTCGCAGAATGTTGAATCAAAACAAGTCCACCGATCCGTTTCAGGATACCAGAATTGGCCTCGCGGAATGGGACAAGCACATCAATAGCTTCGGATTTGGAAGCCGGCTTGGAATTGATTTGCCAAACGAAAAAGACGGGTTGATACCAACGCCAAAGTATTACGATGCTGCTTACAAGAACAAGCCTTGGAAATTTTCTAACATTTATTCATTAGCTATTGGGGAAGGGGAGAACCTTGTGGTGCCATTGCAGATGGCCAACTTCGCAGCTACTGTTGCCAACCGTGGCTATTATTTTGTGCCGCACCTTGTAAAAGCGATAGGCAAGGAAGGAAAGCCATTACCTCAATACTCCGAGCGCCATTACACTACCGTAGACTCTGCTTATTTTAAAGTGGCTGTTGATGCTATGCAGCAAGTGGTGGATTATGGCACCGGCCAATGGTATGCAAAACTTCCTGACATTGTAGTCTGCGGAAAAACAGGTACCGTACAAAACGAGCCCTATCCTGATCATTCTGTATTCATCGCTTTTGCGCCTCGTGAGCATCCGAAGATTGCGATTTCAGTCTATGTGGAAAATGGGGGAACGGGAGCGCGTGCAGGAGCGAGCATCGCCAGTCTGCTGATCGAACAATATCTCTTCAAAAAAACCCGCAGGCAGTACATGGAAGATTATGTACTGGCCGGAAAATTCCTTGATTGA
- the mreB_1 gene encoding rod shape-determining protein: MGLFDFFTSDIAIDLGTANTLIIYKDKVVVDEPSIIAIDKNSNRVLAIGRDAMQMHEKTHDNIKTIRPLKEGVIADFHAAEMMIRGMIKMIDTGRRFFPPSLRMVICIPSAITEVEKRAVRDSAEHANAKEVYMIYEPIAAAIGTGIDIEQPIGNMVVDIGGGTTDIAVIALSGIVCDQSIRIAGDTFNRDILDYMRRQHNLLIGERSAERVKIEVGSAMTELDDGPEDYEIRGRDLMTGIPKTIKISYSEIAFALDKSVSKLEEAVLKALEMSPPELSADIYERGIYLTGGGALLRGLDKRLALRTKLPIHVAEDPLRAVVRGTGAALKNLDMYRKVLMT; the protein is encoded by the coding sequence ATGGGACTTTTTGATTTCTTCACCAGCGACATTGCCATTGATTTAGGCACCGCTAACACACTCATCATCTACAAAGACAAAGTCGTTGTTGACGAACCGAGTATCATTGCCATTGATAAGAACTCAAATCGCGTGCTGGCGATCGGTCGCGATGCCATGCAGATGCATGAAAAGACCCACGACAACATCAAGACCATCCGTCCGCTGAAAGAAGGCGTGATAGCTGACTTCCATGCAGCTGAAATGATGATCCGCGGCATGATCAAAATGATCGATACGGGCCGCAGGTTTTTCCCACCCTCATTGCGAATGGTGATTTGTATTCCTTCGGCGATTACGGAAGTGGAGAAACGCGCTGTTCGCGACTCTGCAGAGCACGCCAACGCGAAGGAAGTGTACATGATTTATGAACCCATTGCCGCTGCCATTGGTACAGGTATAGATATTGAGCAGCCGATCGGTAACATGGTGGTCGACATCGGTGGAGGAACCACTGACATTGCCGTGATTGCTCTTTCGGGAATTGTGTGTGACCAATCTATCCGGATTGCCGGAGATACGTTCAATCGTGATATTCTTGATTACATGCGCAGACAACATAACCTGTTGATCGGTGAGCGATCTGCTGAGCGTGTAAAAATTGAAGTGGGTTCGGCTATGACCGAGCTGGATGACGGGCCGGAGGATTACGAAATCCGAGGACGCGACCTGATGACGGGTATCCCGAAGACTATAAAAATCTCTTATTCAGAAATCGCTTTTGCGTTGGATAAATCAGTTTCCAAACTGGAAGAAGCGGTACTGAAAGCATTGGAGATGTCACCTCCGGAGTTGTCTGCCGATATCTACGAGCGTGGCATTTACCTGACGGGTGGCGGTGCGTTGCTCAGAGGTCTGGACAAGCGACTTGCGTTGCGTACAAAATTGCCCATCCACGTAGCCGAAGATCCGCTTCGTGCTGTGGTGCGTGGCACCGGTGCGGCTCTCAAGAACCTCGACATGTACCGTAAAGTGCTTATGACATGA